In Oharaeibacter diazotrophicus, the genomic window GGTCGTAGATGGTCCGCCTGCGCGGACCATGACGGATCGGGGGCGGAGCGGCATGGCGGCAACCGGCCTGAAACGATCGGGCGGTACCTGATGTCGAGACCGGGATCGGTCAGGCCTTCTTCACCCAGCGGCCCTGCTCGTTCTGCTGCCAGTAGGTCACCGCGTGGCCGGCGGCCTTGAGGGTCTTCCAGTGCGTCCGGGCGTCGGCGAGGGCGTCGGGGTCGTTGCCGTCGAAGAGGAGGACGAGGCGGTCGTAGCCGGCGGCGTCGGCCGGCGGGGCGGCGCGGTCGACCAGGAAGCGGACGGTGGCGCGGTTGGGGTTGACGTCGTCGGTGGCGAGGAAGACCGGTTGCTCGGCCTCGTGGCCGTCGGCGGCGGTGCCGTGCGGCAGGAAGCTCTCGTCCTCGAAGGTCCAGAGCAGCGTGTCGAGCGCCTCGAGCCGCTCGGCCGACCCGGCCTGCACCACCGCGCGCCAGCCGCGCTCCAGCGTCAGCTGCAAGAGCTTCGGCAGGACGCGGTCGAGCGGCTGGCGGTCGAGGTGGTAGAACAGGACGTCGGTCATCGGCTCCGCGCCGTGGTCGCCGCGAGGGGGCCGGCCCCCTCGCGGCGGGATGTCGTACCGAGTTCGCGGCGCTCCGACCCGTGGTCGGAGTGCCGCGCGCGAGAAGCGCC contains:
- a CDS encoding DNA polymerase III subunit chi, coding for MTDVLFYHLDRQPLDRVLPKLLQLTLERGWRAVVQAGSAERLEALDTLLWTFEDESFLPHGTAADGHEAEQPVFLATDDVNPNRATVRFLVDRAAPPADAAGYDRLVLLFDGNDPDALADARTHWKTLKAAGHAVTYWQQNEQGRWVKKA